GTCTGATCCCCAGCTGTTATCTTTCCAGGGAAtttctctgctgctttctgggCTGGGTCTATATTTTCCTGATCTAAATCTTCTTTCTTGGAATAGTTCAAGCCTTCTGGCAGCAGATGTCTCTTCTGTCTGGGCAGTTAAACAACCTAAAAGCTACAGCCCATTGTTTCTGAACTTGATTCACTAGACTCCATTTGCTGGAGGACAAGTGGAGGGGTGACCCGTGCGTGGCTCCTGCTGAGCCTGCAGCAGGGAGTGACCTGCATAGTAGAAGGGACTAGCAGAACTCACCAGGGTTCACGGAGAAGGATGACTGGCCTTTCTGGTTCAGAGCCAGGGAAACGAAAAGCTGTTTGGAGTTGAGCTCAGCCTTGCACATGTTGGCTTTGAGAAGCAAAGGGGATACTGCTGAGGGGTGTGATGCACACTCTGTGTATGATGTGGTTGGTTACATACGTGAAAACAGCCATACTATGAAGATTTACCAACTGAATTTTCAAAATTCCCCTTACAGTTGAGATCTTCATAACCAAGGGGTAGGGATACAAAGAAAAGTTGgctataaagttttttttttttttttcttttttttttttcggagctggggactgaacccagggccttgcgcttcctaggcaagcgctctaaccactgagctaaatccccaacccctataaagTATTAAACAAGGATATGCCACACacttatagatttttttccctcccagtttAAAAAGCATGTTCAGTCTGCTGCTTAATTCTGACACTTGGCTGTCTGCACGTTCATCTCCGTTCTTTAGGACTCACAAGCCAGATCTGGATCCTAAAGAGTCAGTTAAAGCTGAGGAGCCTGTACTGCCAAAGAAGCCTCCCAAGGAGCAGAGAGTTATTAAGGAAATGCACTTTATAACCATGGACGAGTTCAATGGCGTTCCTGCGTGAGTACTGAGTGTAAATTCTAATATTCAATTGTAGTGTGATTTATCCCGTGTGCCTGGCCCTTTAAAGGCTCTCCCGGTGCTAGTCAGCTGGCCCTTTAAGCGCTCTTAGCTGTTAGAACGACTTGTCCCTATGACCTCAGTGTTGGTTGCCTCTTGGTTTGCTGGGAACAGATCAGATACTAAAAGCCACCTAAAGCCGGGAAGATTAGGCTGGTAGAGCGAGGAGAAGGCAGTTGGTGCAAAGACATTGTTAGGACACAGCTGAGCTGGGAGAAGCCGAGCTGAGCAGATAGAACAGTTGGAGCTGCTGATACTGGGAAACTGGGAGGAGGGCCTGTTTGAGCGGACTGTTGGGGAACTGAGGAGGAATGGCTGGAGAAACAGTTGAAAGGGCTGGGCtggaaactgggaggagtggTTAGGAAAAAATTCAGtgatctctttctccctctatccTTTCTCTGTCTAGTGTTAGGGGTGAGATGGGTGCAGGGGAGTAaagggggggaagaagaagaacccAGGACATAGCCAAGACCAGCTACATTCAAGCAAGCTTTAAGACTTAGCAGTCATGTATGTTGGTTAGGAGGGTGTTGAAGTAAAAAGACTGGGAAGTGTTGTGTccgggtctcactgtgtagtagtacttgttatgtagaccaggctggcctcgaactctcagagatctacctgtctcttctcctaagccctgggattaaaggtgtgtgctaccatgacCAGCTTGTACTGTCACTTTGTGGTTTGGTGCTTGCCTCGTTCCTTGTAGAGCATTTTAGTTATGTTCACAGTTTGCAGGGAATAGTgtcatcaaggaagaaatagatttCTCAGAGGAAAAGTTCGTGTGCTTATTTTGACAGAATAACTACACAGCCCTAAATGTCATGTCTCCGTCAAGCCCCTCTCCTCGGGGCTCAGGggaccctgcagaagaggaggtggaagtgtagagccagaggggatggagggcacCCAGAAAACAAAGCTCTGAGTTCACGTGGCCAGAGCACATTTGATCTCACAGACAAGTGAGCACATGCAGGCCTTCAGCCCCTCTGCATATACAGTGTCttgtttgggttttactgctgtgaagagacaccataaccaaggcagctcttataaagcagacatttaattggagctggctcacaggttcagaggtccagtccttTATTATGGCAGGAACGGGCAGCgagcaggcagacgtggtgctggcgCGGCCGAGAGTTGTTCTGCAGGCAGCCGTGGGGAGGCTTTTCTCTGCAGTGGGCGGAGCCTCAGCACTAGTAGCCCTCAAAGCCCAcgctcagtgacacacttcctccagtaaggccacacctgaCAGTGCCATTCCAGCCACCGCATGTGTCACATATGGATTTTATGGGCCTCCTGAGTGTGCGAACAAGTGAGTCGTTGGTTCTTATGCCTattcttggactcttttccttctgtttgctcaACTCCAAAATGTTCTTGTTTTATGTTacatttcatcttattttaaaaagtagaagtaaatctatccatctatctatcaatctatctatcatctatctatccatccatatatatatatatatatatataatatatataaagtaaactCAAAAAAATAActacatactttttttaaaaacaggtacATGAAATCCCGTTTAACTTATTGTCAAATTAATGATGTTATCAAGGAAATTAACAAGGCAGTAGTTAGTAAATATAAGATTATGCATCAACCAAAAGCATCTATGAGCTCTGTGAAGAGAAATCTCTACCAAAGATTCATTAATGAAGAAACGAAGGACACAAAAGGTAAAgcgatgggttggggatttagctcagtggtagagcgcttctagggaagcacaaggtcctgggttcagtccccagctccggaaaagaaaaaaaaaaaaaaaactaaaaaaaaaaaaagcgatggCCTCTGAGGGCGCCAGCTGTTGGGGAATAACAGAGAAATGCAGCTGTTCTAGAGACTGCTGCCCCAGCAGTTAGTCATCTACAACTGCCACACAGCACCACGCTCCCGGTAGCGTGCCAGGCTTTAGTCCTCGTCACACCCCTGTCCCATGGTGCAGCTGGACTGAGTTCTTGTCTCAGCCAAGGTCTTTAGTTAGCTGATAGAGTTGGGTTTGGTTCCCTTTGCTAACACCAGAATGCCTGGGGCGGGGTGTGCGTTAGGGTGAGCCAACGTCAGCAGGGATGTCCTGTGGCCTTAGAGGATGCAGCATACTTTTAGCAGGGATGCCATTGCTCTCCATGTTTTGTAGTTGGAGGGTGACAGGAAGAGGGACTCAGCCACTCACAAGGGGACACCATAAAATCTACAGGAGAGTTGGCCACATGACAATTAGAGGCTGGTGGTTCTCTTTCCAGGTCATCATTTCATTGTGGAAGCTGACATAAAGGAATTCACAACTTTGAAAGTTGACAAGAAATTTCATGTGATCATGAACATACTGCGCCATTGCCAGAGACTGTCGGAGGTCCGAGGGGGAGGACTTACCCGATACGTCATAACCTGAGGCGTACTGATTGGCAGTAGGCTAtagaaatttcatatattttacctTCCCCATTTCCTAGCCCTGATTGTTACAGAAGTGAAACTTTGGATAAAGCACATATATTGTCTAAATGCACTGTGGATGGAGCTGGAACTCACAAGCACAATAAGCCAAAGTCAGAAAGACAAATTCTGTCTCATGTAGAATCTATATGTGCATAAGAACGTGGGGGTCTCATGTGGCCAGAAGGAGGATCTTGAGAAGTACGGAGAAGAGGGGAGCAAAGAAGGTGTGGGCCGCTGTGATAGGAGAACAGAGAAAGGATTATCTGGGAACCAGGGGAAtggtagcaagcacaaggtcaGGAGATGGATTAGAATAAAGTGCGATGCCAcaagatacatacacatgtagTAGCGGGACTCATTTCTTTGTGTGCtaagttaaaaattaattaaaaagtcacTGCCTTCCAGTAAATATTCAAGTGCTGCCCCATCAAGCCTCTGCACCATGTACCATGGAAACATGTCTAGTTCTGTGAAGTACAGATACCATGGGCGTAAAAGTATGATGTCGGGAAAGATGGAGGATACCCTGGTCCTCTGGTGTAAAGTCTGATCGCTGTTCCCCATGTGCCTGAAGTGCGTTCAGTGTCCGCCTGGGGACTTCAGTGTGTACGGAAGTACATTGAGATGCCATCATATCATGGTATACTATGTATTACAACCTCACTTCTGGTTCCTTGTTCAGTTTGTAAAATCCTTGGAGCATCCTAAGTGATAGGGTGCCTCTTGTATTGAACCCAGTTCTCCATTGTAGCTCTCAAACGCCTTTGAAAATGTTCCCTGATCAGAACATTTTTTGCTCTGATTCCAGTGAGGTGATTTTTGGGTGGCTTCGAGGTGGGTACTGGTTACCAGCAAGACTAAGCCATGAGTAGGAAGTTGCAGTTTGGAGC
The window above is part of the Rattus rattus isolate New Zealand chromosome 15, Rrattus_CSIRO_v1, whole genome shotgun sequence genome. Proteins encoded here:
- the Ska1 gene encoding spindle and kinetochore-associated protein 1, whose amino-acid sequence is MASDLEQLCSYVNEKIENIKKILSLRKLGQDPTLKTTLSKIGDEIITVNELLNQFELEIQYQEQTNGSLKELCESLEEEFKDVEHLKEHIPSHLPQVTVTQSSTHKPDLDPKESVKAEEPVLPKKPPKEQRVIKEMHFITMDEFNGVPAYMKSRLTYCQINDVIKEINKAVVSKYKIMHQPKASMSSVKRNLYQRFINEETKDTKGHHFIVEADIKEFTTLKVDKKFHVIMNILRHCQRLSEVRGGGLTRYVIT